From a region of the Agrobacterium tumefaciens genome:
- a CDS encoding DUF2282 domain-containing protein yields MNRSTLTLALAGSLASAVASVSFAAPLTPEQMAGNEKCYGIALKGQNDCAAGAGTTCAGTSTMDYQGNAWKAVPAGTCTTMNVEGHKGMLEPSKS; encoded by the coding sequence ATGAACCGTTCCACGCTCACCCTCGCTTTGGCAGGCTCGCTCGCCAGCGCCGTCGCATCCGTGTCCTTTGCTGCACCGCTGACACCGGAACAGATGGCCGGAAACGAGAAATGCTACGGCATTGCCCTCAAGGGTCAGAATGATTGCGCTGCCGGCGCTGGTACCACTTGCGCCGGAACCTCCACCATGGATTACCAGGGCAACGCCTGGAAGGCCGTTCCCGCCGGCACCTGCACCACGATGAACGTGGAAGGCCACAAGGGCATGCTGGAACCATCCAAAAGCTGA
- a CDS encoding DUF692 domain-containing protein yields MTVSADRATVLPPRAGLGLKPEHYETILETRPDIGFFEVHAENYMGAGGPPHRYLEAVAALYPLSLHGVGLSIGAARDLDTEHLKRLRGLVDCYRPQSFSEHLAWSTHDTGFLNDLLPLPYTVETLSRVIAHVDETQQWLGRQLLLENPSTYVLFSESTIDEVDFLTAIASRTGCGLLLDVNNVMVSAVNHRLDPVAYIDRFPVELVGEIHLAGYDETVDGVGDRLLIDAHGSEVRSDVVELYRHTLSRSGALPTLIEWDNDVPDFATLQAEAVRADAMLNEAALKRRASRAA; encoded by the coding sequence ATGACCGTTTCAGCAGACCGCGCCACCGTCCTGCCACCTCGCGCCGGCCTCGGCCTCAAGCCGGAGCATTATGAAACAATTCTGGAGACGAGGCCGGATATCGGCTTTTTCGAAGTCCACGCCGAAAACTACATGGGGGCCGGTGGCCCGCCGCACCGGTATCTTGAAGCCGTTGCAGCGCTTTATCCGCTGTCGCTGCATGGCGTCGGCCTGTCGATCGGAGCAGCCCGCGATCTCGACACCGAGCATCTGAAACGGCTTCGCGGACTTGTCGATTGCTACCGGCCGCAGAGCTTTTCGGAGCATCTGGCCTGGTCGACCCATGACACCGGTTTCCTGAACGATCTCCTGCCCTTGCCCTACACGGTCGAAACGCTGTCGCGGGTCATCGCCCATGTTGATGAGACCCAGCAATGGCTGGGCAGGCAACTGCTGCTCGAAAATCCCTCGACCTATGTGCTGTTTTCCGAAAGCACCATCGACGAGGTGGATTTCCTCACCGCCATCGCCAGCCGAACCGGATGCGGGCTGTTGCTTGATGTGAACAATGTCATGGTCTCGGCTGTGAACCACCGCCTCGATCCCGTTGCCTATATCGACCGTTTCCCGGTCGAACTGGTGGGTGAAATCCACCTTGCCGGTTATGACGAGACCGTCGATGGCGTCGGAGACCGGCTGCTGATCGATGCCCACGGCAGCGAAGTCAGGTCTGACGTTGTCGAGCTTTACCGGCATACGCTCTCGCGCAGCGGTGCTTTGCCGACCCTGATCGAATGGGACAACGACGTGCCGGACTTTGCCACGCTTCAGGCAGAAGCGGTGCGCGCCGATGCCATGTTGAACGAAGCGGCCCTGAAGCGCCGCGCCAGCCGGGCGGCATGA
- a CDS encoding DUF2063 domain-containing protein: MTMGFFQSQNAFAAALLHPDKPLPHGITTARGAADRTRFAVYRNNVYVGLTSALAQRFPVTRRLVGADFFAGMARAYAADHKPPSPLIMHYGDDFPDFIAAFPPAASLAYLADVARVEVAWTRAYHAADRVPLEVARLAAISPEHLLNRALVPHPSAQLVQSPFPAGSIWSAHQGETVTPVENWRAETVLVVRPAMQVEISVLPPADAAFAARLLAGASLGEAAETALAETSSFDFGSALIGLIGLGAFSAVEHREGDLP, translated from the coding sequence ATGACCATGGGATTTTTTCAAAGCCAGAACGCCTTTGCCGCCGCCCTCCTCCATCCGGACAAGCCGCTTCCGCACGGCATTACCACAGCCCGGGGTGCCGCAGATCGCACACGGTTTGCCGTCTATCGCAACAATGTCTATGTCGGGCTGACATCGGCGCTGGCGCAGCGCTTTCCGGTCACAAGACGGCTTGTCGGCGCTGACTTTTTTGCCGGCATGGCGCGTGCCTATGCCGCCGATCACAAGCCGCCCTCACCGCTCATCATGCATTATGGAGATGATTTCCCGGATTTTATCGCGGCCTTTCCGCCTGCGGCGTCTCTTGCCTATCTCGCGGATGTGGCGCGGGTCGAGGTGGCGTGGACGAGGGCCTATCACGCGGCAGACAGAGTGCCGCTTGAGGTCGCCCGGCTCGCCGCCATTTCGCCCGAACACCTGCTCAACAGGGCGCTTGTCCCGCATCCCTCCGCCCAGCTCGTGCAGTCGCCGTTTCCAGCCGGAAGCATCTGGAGCGCCCACCAGGGCGAAACGGTGACACCGGTTGAAAACTGGCGGGCGGAAACCGTGCTTGTCGTGCGGCCGGCCATGCAGGTCGAAATCAGCGTCCTGCCACCGGCAGATGCCGCCTTCGCAGCGCGCCTGCTTGCAGGCGCAAGCCTTGGCGAAGCAGCCGAGACCGCCTTGGCGGAAACATCGTCGTTTGATTTCGGATCGGCCTTGATCGGCCTGATCGGCCTTGGCGCCTTCAGCGCCGTTGAACACCGTGAAGGGGACCTTCCATGA
- a CDS encoding DoxX family protein, which translates to MTTDLASTRSLGGALTALHRHVECLLASIPQSLPLLALRLGLAVPFFKSGLTKWDGFLTLSTGARYLFEQEFRLHIFGSLIPYPMPLVMAAASGIAELVLPVLLVLGLFTRYAALGLLVMTAVIQLTVPDGWANFHLPWAAMALTLVVYGGGRIALDALLNGHRS; encoded by the coding sequence ATGACCACAGACCTTGCCTCCACACGCAGCCTCGGTGGCGCGCTTACAGCACTTCATCGCCACGTCGAATGCCTGCTTGCCTCCATTCCGCAATCATTGCCGCTATTGGCGCTGCGGCTCGGCCTTGCAGTTCCGTTCTTCAAATCGGGACTGACCAAGTGGGACGGATTTCTGACGTTATCAACCGGCGCCAGATATCTGTTCGAACAGGAATTCAGGCTGCATATCTTCGGCAGCCTTATCCCCTACCCTATGCCGCTGGTCATGGCGGCGGCATCCGGTATTGCCGAACTCGTTCTGCCCGTGCTGCTGGTTCTCGGCCTTTTCACCCGCTACGCCGCCTTGGGCCTGCTGGTCATGACGGCGGTGATCCAGCTTACCGTTCCAGACGGCTGGGCCAATTTCCACCTGCCCTGGGCCGCCATGGCGCTGACGCTGGTGGTCTATGGCGGTGGCAGGATCGCGCTGGATGCGCTGTTGAATGGCCACCGGTCCTAA
- a CDS encoding chloride channel protein, giving the protein MSTKPFRAPSMASFFDNLRASRLRAMFRRGELGLVALAVVIGIAAGLLVSLIGALSTALHVLVFGVERLSSSDLSGRVVLLGPMIGGVILGIILFILSRTRKKPMVDPIEANALHGGRLSLTDSILVCVQNIVSNGFGASVGLEAGYTQIASGVASKLGIKLKLRRGDMRILVGCGAAGAIASAFNAPLTGAFYAIELIIGTYTVVTLAPLIVSALVATVVTGLIGGHGLTIDVFDANRVTAPDYVPTIILGILCAVIGIGLMQAVSFIEETARKSAIPSWLRPAIGGTAVGALALISPQVLSSGHGALHLNIDADLPFYALAGLFLLKAAASAISIGSNFRGGLFFASLFMGALLGKIFAICAPYIGYGSTSPIVYAVIGMSAFAAAIIGGPLTMTFLALELTGDFQISVLVLAAVITTSLVVRTTFGYSFATWRFHLRGESIRSAHDIGWIRDLTVGKMMRADIRKANVSMGLPAFKEKFPLGSTQRVIMTHDDGRYAGIVLVPEIYADPMDRDPETISLETYLQYKNDVLLPTMNARQAAAAFDASESEALVVVNDKIENRPVGLLTESHTLRRYSEELEQRRREASGEL; this is encoded by the coding sequence ATGTCGACCAAGCCTTTCCGTGCACCGAGTATGGCAAGCTTTTTCGACAATCTGCGTGCCAGCCGCCTGCGCGCCATGTTCCGGCGCGGCGAACTGGGGCTTGTGGCGCTTGCGGTTGTCATCGGCATTGCTGCCGGTCTCCTGGTGTCACTGATCGGTGCCTTGAGCACGGCGCTGCATGTTCTGGTCTTCGGCGTCGAGCGTTTAAGCAGCAGCGATCTCTCCGGTCGGGTGGTGCTTTTGGGGCCGATGATCGGCGGCGTCATTCTCGGCATCATCCTCTTCATCCTGTCGCGAACCCGCAAGAAACCGATGGTCGACCCCATCGAGGCCAATGCGCTGCATGGCGGGCGTCTGTCGCTGACGGACAGCATTCTCGTTTGCGTGCAGAACATCGTTTCCAACGGTTTTGGCGCCTCCGTGGGGCTGGAGGCCGGTTACACGCAGATCGCCAGTGGCGTTGCATCGAAGCTTGGCATCAAGCTGAAACTGAGGCGAGGGGACATGCGTATCCTCGTCGGCTGCGGGGCGGCGGGTGCGATCGCGTCGGCCTTCAATGCGCCGCTGACCGGGGCGTTCTACGCCATCGAACTCATCATCGGCACCTATACCGTCGTCACACTGGCGCCGCTCATCGTGTCTGCGCTGGTTGCCACTGTCGTCACCGGCCTGATCGGCGGGCATGGGCTGACCATCGATGTCTTCGACGCCAACCGGGTGACAGCACCCGATTACGTGCCGACGATCATTCTCGGCATTCTCTGCGCGGTGATTGGCATCGGGCTCATGCAGGCAGTGTCTTTCATCGAGGAAACGGCGCGCAAAAGCGCCATTCCAAGCTGGTTGCGTCCCGCAATCGGCGGCACGGCGGTCGGTGCGCTGGCGCTGATTTCGCCACAGGTTCTGTCCAGCGGCCACGGCGCGCTGCACCTCAACATCGATGCCGACCTGCCATTTTACGCGCTGGCGGGCCTGTTCCTGCTGAAAGCCGCAGCCAGCGCCATCTCCATCGGTTCGAACTTCCGTGGTGGCCTGTTCTTCGCATCGCTGTTCATGGGGGCGCTGCTGGGCAAGATCTTCGCGATCTGCGCGCCCTATATCGGTTACGGTTCGACATCGCCGATCGTCTACGCCGTGATCGGCATGAGCGCCTTTGCCGCCGCCATCATCGGCGGGCCGCTGACCATGACGTTTCTGGCGCTGGAACTGACCGGAGACTTCCAGATTTCGGTTCTGGTACTGGCTGCCGTCATCACCACCTCGCTCGTGGTGCGCACCACATTCGGCTACTCCTTCGCCACCTGGCGTTTCCACCTGCGCGGCGAGAGCATTCGCAGCGCCCATGATATCGGCTGGATACGCGACCTGACGGTTGGCAAGATGATGCGTGCCGACATTCGCAAGGCCAATGTCAGCATGGGGCTTCCGGCCTTCAAGGAAAAGTTTCCGCTGGGTTCGACACAGCGTGTCATCATGACCCACGATGACGGACGTTATGCGGGCATCGTGCTGGTGCCGGAAATCTACGCCGACCCGATGGACCGCGATCCCGAAACCATCAGCCTTGAAACCTATCTGCAATACAAGAACGACGTGCTGCTGCCGACCATGAACGCCCGCCAGGCCGCAGCCGCCTTCGATGCTTCCGAAAGCGAAGCGCTCGTCGTCGTCAACGACAAGATCGAAAACCGGCCCGTCGGCCTGCTGACCGAAAGCCACACGCTGCGCCGCTACAGCGAAGAACTGGAACAGCGACGCCGCGAGGCATCCGGCGAACTTTAG
- a CDS encoding MBL fold metallo-hydrolase — translation MAGYRRRFTVLGCASSPGVPRINGDWGACNPDNPKNRRTRAAFMVEQIAPNGGKTTVVIDTGPDFRQQMIAAKVEAVDAVLYTHAHADHLHGIDDLRIYFALQKNRIPILADPVTMKRIRQGFAYCLETPPGSNYPPIVEPRLIEDIAKPVVVKGAGGPITFHAHMQQHGDVHSLGFRIGNVAYCTDVSDFPAESLPKLAGLDVLVIDALQYRYHPSHLSLEQSLDWIERIGPKRAILTHMHIPLDYDTVMRETPDHVEPAYDQMRFEVEIEAL, via the coding sequence GTGGCAGGCTATCGGCGCCGTTTTACCGTGCTCGGATGCGCTTCGTCGCCCGGCGTACCGCGTATCAACGGTGACTGGGGCGCCTGCAACCCCGACAACCCGAAGAACCGCAGAACGCGCGCCGCCTTCATGGTGGAGCAGATTGCACCGAATGGCGGCAAGACCACTGTTGTCATCGACACCGGACCCGATTTTCGCCAGCAGATGATTGCCGCGAAGGTGGAGGCCGTGGATGCCGTGCTCTACACGCACGCCCATGCCGACCATCTGCACGGCATCGATGACCTGCGCATCTATTTCGCCCTGCAGAAGAACCGCATTCCGATCCTGGCCGACCCGGTGACGATGAAGCGCATTCGTCAGGGTTTTGCCTATTGCCTGGAAACACCGCCGGGCAGCAACTATCCGCCGATCGTCGAGCCAAGGCTGATCGAGGACATTGCAAAGCCTGTTGTGGTCAAGGGGGCAGGTGGGCCGATCACCTTCCACGCCCACATGCAGCAGCATGGCGATGTACATTCGCTGGGTTTTCGCATCGGCAACGTCGCCTATTGCACCGATGTCAGCGATTTTCCGGCTGAATCGCTGCCGAAGCTTGCGGGCCTCGATGTGCTGGTGATCGATGCGCTGCAGTATCGTTACCACCCGAGCCATCTGTCGCTGGAGCAGTCCCTCGACTGGATCGAGCGGATCGGCCCGAAAAGAGCCATTCTGACCCACATGCATATTCCGCTCGATTACGATACGGTGATGCGTGAAACGCCTGATCATGTTGAACCGGCTTACGACCAAATGCGTTTCGAGGTCGAGATCGAAGCCCTCTGA
- a CDS encoding TatD family hydrolase, with amino-acid sequence MLIDTHCHLDFPDFDAERDEIIARAHASGVSQMVTISTRVRRLPELLKIVEKYPSVFCSVGTHPNSANEELDIQAEDLIRLANSHDKIVAIGEAGLDYFYDTQTPEDQKTGLLRHIEAARVTKLPLVIHSRSADEDMISILTDESGKGAFPFILHCFSAGPELARVGVELGGYVSFSGILTFPKSQDIRDIAATVPLDRLLVETDAPYLAPKRWRGKRNEPSYVVNTAEVLAEVHCVSYERMAEITTENAFRCFSKMTRV; translated from the coding sequence ATGCTGATCGATACCCATTGCCATCTGGATTTTCCGGACTTCGATGCTGAGCGCGACGAGATCATCGCCCGCGCTCACGCGTCCGGCGTCAGCCAAATGGTGACGATCTCGACCAGAGTGCGGCGTCTGCCGGAACTGCTGAAGATCGTCGAGAAATACCCCTCCGTGTTCTGCTCTGTCGGTACGCACCCGAACAGTGCGAACGAGGAGCTGGATATTCAGGCCGAAGACCTGATCCGTCTGGCCAACAGCCACGACAAGATCGTGGCGATCGGCGAGGCCGGGCTCGATTATTTCTACGACACGCAGACACCGGAAGACCAGAAAACCGGTCTGTTGCGCCATATCGAAGCTGCCCGCGTCACGAAACTGCCGCTCGTCATTCACAGCCGCAGCGCCGATGAGGACATGATTTCGATCCTGACGGATGAAAGCGGCAAGGGGGCTTTCCCCTTCATCCTGCATTGCTTCTCGGCCGGGCCCGAACTTGCCCGGGTGGGTGTGGAGCTGGGCGGCTACGTCTCCTTCTCCGGCATTCTGACCTTCCCGAAATCACAGGATATCCGCGATATCGCCGCGACCGTGCCGCTTGACCGGCTGCTGGTGGAAACCGATGCGCCGTACCTTGCGCCGAAGCGCTGGCGCGGCAAGCGCAACGAGCCATCCTATGTCGTCAACACGGCAGAGGTTTTGGCCGAGGTGCATTGCGTTTCCTATGAGCGCATGGCCGAAATCACCACGGAAAATGCGTTTCGCTGCTTTTCCAAGATGACAAGGGTGTGA
- a CDS encoding methionine--tRNA ligase, translated as MTDKTPFYITTAISYPNGKPHIGHAYELIATDAMARFQRLNGKDVFFLTGTDEHGQKMQQTARAEGITPEELAQRNSDQFREMGKLLNASNDDFIRTTEERHHETSRNIWNLMADNGDIYKDSYAGWYSVRDEAYYAEDETEVRADGVRYGPQGTPVEWVEEASYFFKLSEYQDKLLKLYEDQPDFIGPAERRNEIMSFVKSGLKDLSISRTTFDWGIKVPNDPKHVMYVWVDALTNYITATGYIEDKDGPRAKYWPADVHIIGKDIIRFHAVYWPAFLMSAGLPLPKRVFAHGFLLNKGEKMSKSLGNVVDPVNLVNHFGLDPVRYFFLREVSFGQDGSYSEEGIATRINADLANGIGNLASRSLSMIVKNCDGQIPTPGAFNDEDKAMLASADGLLAICREEMDKQLIHRALAAIIAVVSETDRYFASQEPWALKKTDPERMGTVLYVTAEVVRQIGILLQPFMPESCDKLLDLVAAPADKRDFAALGEAGRLVPGTPLEAPKPVFPRYVAPEA; from the coding sequence ATGACAGACAAGACACCTTTCTACATCACCACCGCGATTTCCTACCCTAACGGCAAGCCGCATATCGGCCATGCCTACGAGTTGATTGCGACCGATGCCATGGCGCGCTTCCAGCGCCTGAATGGAAAGGACGTCTTCTTCCTGACCGGAACCGACGAACACGGCCAGAAGATGCAGCAGACGGCCCGTGCCGAAGGCATTACGCCGGAAGAACTGGCGCAGCGCAACTCCGACCAGTTCCGCGAAATGGGCAAGCTGCTCAACGCCTCGAACGACGATTTCATCCGCACCACGGAAGAGCGTCACCACGAGACGTCGCGCAACATCTGGAACCTGATGGCCGACAACGGCGATATCTACAAGGATAGCTACGCCGGCTGGTATTCCGTTCGTGATGAAGCCTATTACGCCGAAGACGAAACCGAAGTGCGCGCCGACGGCGTTCGCTACGGGCCGCAGGGCACGCCGGTGGAATGGGTGGAAGAGGCTAGCTACTTCTTCAAGCTGTCCGAATATCAGGACAAGCTGCTCAAGCTTTATGAAGACCAGCCCGACTTCATCGGCCCGGCCGAGCGTCGCAACGAAATCATGTCCTTCGTCAAGTCGGGCCTGAAGGATCTGTCGATCTCGCGCACGACCTTCGACTGGGGCATCAAGGTTCCGAACGATCCCAAGCACGTCATGTATGTGTGGGTCGACGCGCTGACCAACTATATCACCGCGACCGGATACATCGAAGACAAGGACGGCCCGCGCGCCAAATACTGGCCGGCCGACGTGCACATCATCGGCAAGGACATCATCCGCTTCCACGCGGTTTACTGGCCTGCCTTCCTGATGAGCGCCGGTCTGCCGCTGCCCAAGCGCGTTTTTGCCCACGGCTTCCTGCTCAACAAGGGCGAGAAGATGTCGAAGTCGCTCGGCAACGTTGTCGATCCGGTCAATCTGGTGAACCATTTCGGTCTCGACCCGGTGCGTTACTTCTTCCTGCGCGAAGTCTCCTTCGGACAGGACGGCAGCTACAGCGAAGAAGGCATCGCCACCCGCATCAATGCGGACCTTGCCAACGGTATCGGCAACCTTGCCAGCCGCTCGCTGTCGATGATCGTGAAGAATTGCGACGGCCAGATCCCGACGCCCGGCGCCTTCAACGACGAAGACAAGGCGATGCTGGCTTCCGCCGATGGCCTTTTGGCCATCTGCCGCGAGGAAATGGACAAGCAGCTTATCCATCGCGCGCTTGCCGCCATCATTGCCGTTGTTTCGGAAACCGACCGTTATTTCGCCAGCCAGGAGCCCTGGGCGCTGAAAAAGACCGACCCGGAGCGTATGGGCACCGTGCTTTACGTAACGGCAGAAGTGGTGCGCCAGATCGGCATTCTGCTGCAGCCGTTCATGCCGGAATCGTGCGACAAGCTGCTCGATCTGGTGGCAGCACCGGCGGACAAGCGCGACTTCGCAGCGCTTGGCGAAGCTGGTCGTCTGGTACCGGGCACGCCGCTTGAAGCACCGAAGCCGGTCTTCCCGCGTTACGTGGCGCCAGAGGCTTGA
- a CDS encoding DNA polymerase III subunit delta', producing the protein MSEVQGVLDGAIAPQQNTRLFGHAEAEAFLAQSYRSGKGHHAILIEGPEGIGKATLAFRFANHVLSHPDPALAPAEMADPDPQSLVSRQITSGASHNLLHLTRPVDEKTGRVKSAITVDEVRRAGHFFSQTSGTGNWRIVIIDPADDLNRNAANAILKILEEPPKRAMFLVLSHAPGKLLPTIRSRCMPLRMLPLSDNDMVRALDNLDISTSGEKRDALLAASKGSVAQALKLVNYGGSDIVEAFSEVMTAEGPAARKLMHKLADVLAQKDGDVILGFFMEHATEALMDQARALAIAGDINAAERHARLSSTLSERITVATAYNLDKKQMVLSILEDIRGV; encoded by the coding sequence ATGAGCGAGGTTCAGGGCGTTCTCGACGGCGCCATCGCTCCGCAGCAGAATACCAGACTGTTCGGTCACGCCGAGGCGGAAGCCTTTCTGGCGCAATCTTACCGGTCCGGCAAAGGCCACCATGCCATTCTGATCGAAGGGCCCGAGGGTATCGGCAAGGCGACGCTGGCCTTCCGTTTTGCCAACCATGTGCTGAGCCACCCCGACCCGGCGCTTGCGCCGGCCGAGATGGCCGACCCTGACCCGCAATCGCTGGTCAGCCGCCAGATCACCTCCGGCGCCTCGCACAATCTTCTGCATCTGACACGCCCTGTCGATGAAAAGACCGGTCGGGTGAAATCCGCCATTACCGTGGACGAGGTGCGGCGGGCAGGGCACTTCTTCTCGCAGACCTCGGGCACCGGCAACTGGCGTATCGTCATTATCGACCCGGCTGACGATCTGAACCGCAACGCCGCCAACGCGATCCTGAAAATTCTCGAGGAGCCGCCGAAACGGGCGATGTTCCTGGTTCTCTCGCATGCGCCGGGAAAGCTGCTGCCGACCATCCGATCGCGCTGCATGCCGCTGCGCATGCTGCCGCTGTCCGACAACGACATGGTTCGGGCGCTCGACAATCTCGACATCAGCACCAGCGGCGAAAAGCGCGATGCGCTGCTTGCAGCCTCCAAAGGCAGCGTGGCGCAGGCATTGAAGCTGGTGAACTATGGCGGCAGCGATATCGTCGAGGCGTTTTCAGAGGTGATGACGGCGGAAGGGCCGGCAGCGCGCAAGCTGATGCACAAGCTGGCCGACGTGCTGGCGCAGAAGGACGGCGATGTCATTCTGGGCTTCTTCATGGAACATGCCACCGAAGCGCTGATGGATCAGGCGAGGGCGCTGGCGATTGCCGGTGACATCAATGCCGCAGAGCGGCATGCGCGGCTTTCTTCCACGCTTTCGGAGCGCATTACGGTCGCAACCGCCTACAATCTCGACAAGAAACAGATGGTGCTGTCCATCCTCGAAGACATTCGCGGCGTCTGA
- a CDS encoding dTMP kinase: MSEKTGLFISFEGGEGAGKSTQIRTLAEALRKRGLDVIVTREPGGSAGAEAVRHVLLSGAAESFGVRMEAILFAAARNDHVEEVIRPALDKGAVVLCDRFLDSSRVYQGTTGNLEPDFIETLQRIAVDGVVPDLTLIFDIAAEKGLARARKRADEGATPDRFEKEEIETHEKRREAYLDIALAEPRRCRIVNADQPEERVTDDVMSFVEPLLERFRETAGETP, encoded by the coding sequence TTGTCTGAAAAGACCGGATTGTTCATCAGCTTTGAAGGCGGCGAGGGGGCCGGCAAGTCGACGCAGATTCGCACGCTTGCCGAGGCTTTGCGCAAGCGTGGTCTCGATGTGATCGTGACGCGGGAGCCGGGCGGCTCCGCAGGCGCCGAGGCGGTGCGGCATGTGCTGCTGTCGGGTGCGGCAGAATCATTTGGCGTTCGCATGGAAGCCATTCTGTTTGCCGCAGCACGCAACGACCACGTCGAAGAGGTGATCCGTCCGGCACTGGACAAGGGTGCCGTGGTGCTCTGCGACCGCTTTCTCGATTCCTCGCGTGTCTATCAGGGCACGACAGGCAATCTGGAACCGGACTTCATCGAGACATTGCAGCGTATCGCCGTTGATGGTGTGGTGCCTGACCTGACGCTGATCTTCGACATTGCCGCTGAAAAGGGTCTGGCACGCGCCAGAAAACGCGCCGATGAGGGGGCAACGCCCGATCGCTTCGAAAAGGAAGAGATCGAGACACATGAAAAGCGCCGCGAAGCCTATCTCGATATTGCGCTTGCCGAACCGCGCCGCTGCCGCATCGTCAATGCCGATCAGCCGGAAGAGCGCGTCACCGACGACGTGATGTCCTTTGTCGAGCCTCTGCTGGAGCGGTTCAGGGAAACCGCGGGCGAGACACCATGA
- a CDS encoding D-alanyl-D-alanine carboxypeptidase, with amino-acid sequence MGGDLGGDLGKAFQRSFIRLSVVLAVAVAGSTGAGAQTAPFIAKAEQAYMIDAETGTVLLTQNESQNFPPASLAKLMTVEVMLDALKKGEVSAETQYPVSEYAWRTGGAPSRTSTMFAQLKSSVGINDLLTGIIVQNANDGCIIVAEGMAGSDAAFAKRMTTRAAELGMNRSTFANSTGLPDLGNQTTAKDMVRLAQHLHDTYPDQYGLFTKPDFEWNRIFQRNKNTLLALGVGIDGMGLGFAEGSGYAAVVSAGRDGRRVYLALAGIADEKTRQEEARRVVDWGLTNFEKRHLFTKGEAVGSVSVYGGDVSHIDLAPGEDISVLVPVNNPDRLSGRIVYNWPLRAPLENGANAGTLRVFSGERLLREVPLYATTAVGKGTLTQNATGALKELLLFWL; translated from the coding sequence ATGGGCGGTGATCTGGGCGGCGATCTGGGCAAGGCATTCCAACGGTCATTCATCCGGCTTTCCGTTGTGCTTGCAGTCGCTGTTGCCGGCAGCACAGGCGCTGGCGCCCAGACAGCCCCTTTCATTGCCAAGGCCGAACAGGCCTATATGATCGATGCCGAAACCGGCACGGTGCTTCTGACCCAGAATGAAAGCCAGAATTTCCCTCCCGCATCGCTTGCCAAGCTGATGACGGTCGAGGTGATGCTGGATGCGCTGAAAAAGGGCGAGGTTTCCGCCGAGACGCAATATCCCGTTTCCGAATACGCCTGGCGAACGGGCGGGGCGCCCTCCAGAACCTCGACGATGTTCGCGCAGCTCAAATCCTCCGTCGGCATCAACGATCTCCTGACTGGCATCATCGTGCAGAACGCCAATGATGGCTGCATCATCGTGGCCGAAGGCATGGCGGGGTCGGATGCGGCCTTTGCCAAGCGCATGACGACACGGGCGGCAGAACTTGGCATGAACCGCAGCACCTTTGCTAACTCCACCGGTTTGCCCGACCTCGGCAACCAGACAACGGCGAAGGACATGGTGCGGCTCGCCCAGCATCTGCATGATACCTATCCGGATCAGTACGGGCTTTTCACCAAGCCGGATTTCGAATGGAACCGGATTTTCCAGCGCAACAAGAACACGCTTTTGGCGCTTGGGGTCGGCATTGACGGCATGGGCCTTGGTTTTGCCGAAGGCAGTGGCTACGCCGCCGTGGTTTCGGCCGGGCGTGACGGACGGCGCGTTTATCTGGCGCTTGCCGGCATTGCCGACGAAAAGACCCGTCAGGAAGAAGCCCGCCGGGTGGTGGACTGGGGCCTGACGAATTTCGAAAAACGTCATCTCTTTACAAAGGGTGAGGCGGTCGGCTCGGTCAGCGTCTATGGCGGCGATGTCTCGCATATCGATCTGGCACCGGGTGAAGACATCAGCGTGCTGGTGCCGGTCAACAATCCCGATCGGCTTTCCGGCCGCATAGTCTACAACTGGCCGCTTCGCGCGCCGCTGGAAAATGGCGCCAATGCCGGCACGCTTCGGGTATTTTCTGGCGAACGGCTGCTGCGTGAAGTGCCGCTTTACGCCACCACGGCGGTTGGCAAGGGCACCCTGACCCAGAACGCCACGGGCGCACTGAAAGAACTGCTGCTCTTCTGGCTTTGA